The Comamonas endophytica sequence TGATCTCCAAGCACGGCAGCGGCACCGACACCATCGACAAGGTGGCGGCCAAGGAGCGCGGCATCGAGGTCGTGGCGGCGCTGGGCGTCAACGCCGCGGCCGTGGCCGAACAGACCATGGCGCTGCTGCTGGCCTGCGCCAAGTCGGTGGTGGCGCTGGACGCGCGCATGCGCGCCGGCCACTGGGACAAGGCCACGCACAAGAGCCTGGAACTGGGCGGGCGCACCGTCGGGCTGGTGGGCCTGGGCGCGATCGGCCTGCGCTTCGCGCGCATGGCCGACGCCATGGGCATGCGCGTGATCGGCTTCGATCCCTATGCGCGCGACCTGCCCGAATACGTGCAGGGCGTGGCGCTCGAAACGCTCTGGCGCGAATCCGACGTGATCTCGCTGCACTGCCCGCTCACCGCCGACAACCGTGGCCTGCTGAACGCCGAAACGCTGGCGCGATGCAGGCGCGGAGTGATCGTGGTGAACACCGCGCGCGGCGGCCTGATCGATGAAGCGGCGCTGCTGGCCGCGGTGCGCTCCGGCCAGGTCATGGCCGCGGGCCTGGACAGCTTTGCCGTCGAGCCGATGACCGCCGGCCACCCCTTCCAGGGCGAGCCGCGCATCGTGCTGAGCCCGCACATCGGCGGCGTGACCAGCGATGCCTACGTGAACATGGGCCTGGGCGCCGCGCGCAATGTGCTGCAGGTGCTGGAGCGCGCCGCCGCACCAGCCCATTGAACCCAGGGCCGCGCCGGGGTGCGCGCGGCGCGGCCCCATCCATTCCTCCGGAGACAAAACCATGCATGCTCTCGCCAAGACCCTGATTGCCACCTGTGCCCTGGCCGCCGCCACGGTGCACGCCGCCTTTCCCGACCGCCCGATCACCATCGTCGTGCCCTACGCGCCCGGCGGCGCCGCCGACGCGGTAGCGCGCCTGGTGGCGACGCACATGGGCCCCAAGCTGGGCACTAGCGTGATCGTCGAGAACCGCGCGGGCGCCAGCGGCACCATCGGCGTCAGCTCCGTGGCCAAGGCGCCGGCCGACGGCTACACCATGCTGTATGACGCCACGCCCTATTCGATCAACCCGCACCTGTTCGCCAGGATGCCGTATGCCGCCAATGCGCTGCAGCCGCTGTCGCTGGTGCTGCAGGCGCCGAACGTGCTGATCGTTCCCGCCAACTCGCCGCTCAAGAACGTGGGCGACCTGATCGCCAAGGCCAAGGCGCAGCCGGGCAAGCTCAATTTCGCCTCGGGCGGCAGCGGCACGGTGCAGCGCCTGGCGTCCGAGCTGTTTCGCCAGCAGCTCAAGCTGGACATGGTGCACGTGCCCTACAAGAGCGGTGGCCCGGCCATTGCAGACGTGATCGGCGGCCAGGTGGACTTCATGTTCAGCACCGTCGCCGCGTCGCAGTCGCTGGTGGCGGGGGGCAAGCTGCGCGCGCTGGCGGTGTCGTCGCCCGAGCGCAGCCCGCGCCTGCCCGACGTGCCCACCGTGGCCGAGACCGTGATTCCCGGCTACGAGGTCTTCGAATGGAACGGCATGTTCCTGCCCGCGGGCACGCCGCCCGCGGTGGCCGGCAAGCTGCAGCAGGCCGTGGTGGAGGTGCTCAAGGAAGAAGCCGTGCAGCAGCGCCTGGCCGACATCGGCGCCAAGCCCGTCGGCTCCACGGCCGCGGAGTTCGCCAGCTTCCTGGCCAAGGAAGACGCGAAATGGGGCGAGGTCGTGCGCAAGGGCGGCATCAAGCTGGACTGACAATGCGCGGGGCCGTGCCGCCGCCCGCGCCGGCTTCCGAGATCGAGAAGGAAAGTGCTCCCATGTTTCTGCTGCAAGCTCCCCGGGTCCGAGACCTGGAATTGTTCACCACGATGCCTGAATCGCTGCGCCGCCGCGAGCGCAGCGACTGGTCCGATGCCAACCGCGGCGGCGCGGTCACCGACTCCTTTCTCGAGGGCCCGGTGTTCGATGCGGCCGGCAATCTCTATGTGAGCGACATTCCCTGGGGCCGCATCTTCCGCATCGACGCGCAGGGCGCATGGAGCCTGGTCGCCGAGTACGACGGCGAGCCCAACGGCATGAAGTTCCTCGATGCCGGCACGCTGCTGATCACCGATTACAAGAACGGCTTGATGCGCCTCGACGTGCACAGCGGCGCAGTCACGCCCTATCTGGAGCGGCGCAACAGCGAGCGCTTCAAGGGCGTGAACGATCTGGTCTTCGACGCCGGGGGCAACCTGTATTTCACCGACCAGGGCCAGAGCGGCCTGCACGACCCCAGCGGGCGCCTGTACCGCCTGCGCCCGAACGGCCAGCTCGACCTGCTGCTGAACAATGTGCCCAGCCCGAATGGCGTGGCGCTGTCGCCCGACGGCCGCGTGCTGTATCTGGCCGTCACGCGCGGCAACTGCGTCTGGCGCGTGCCGCTGCTGCCCGACGGCAGCGTCGCCAAGGTCAGCCAGTTCTTCACCTCCTACGGCCCGAGCGGCCCGGACGGCCTGGCGGTCGATGCCGAGGGCCGGCTGCTGGTCGCCAACCCGGGCCTGGGCTATGTGTGGGTGCTCAACCACCGCGCCGAGCCGGTCGAGGTGCTGCGCGGCGCAGCCGGCAGCTCGACCACCAACCTGGCCTTTGGCGGCGTGGACCGGCGCACGCTGTATGTGACGGACTCCACCCATGGGCGGATCCTGCGCTCGACGCTGGAGGTGGCGGGGCTGGCGCTGCACGCGGGGCGTGCGGGCCAGGG is a genomic window containing:
- a CDS encoding hydroxyacid dehydrogenase, with amino-acid sequence MSSILVTGADLAPQALALLDGYDMVYAGKTPTEESLIALCRAHNPVAIIVRYGGVGAAMMDAAPALKVISKHGSGTDTIDKVAAKERGIEVVAALGVNAAAVAEQTMALLLACAKSVVALDARMRAGHWDKATHKSLELGGRTVGLVGLGAIGLRFARMADAMGMRVIGFDPYARDLPEYVQGVALETLWRESDVISLHCPLTADNRGLLNAETLARCRRGVIVVNTARGGLIDEAALLAAVRSGQVMAAGLDSFAVEPMTAGHPFQGEPRIVLSPHIGGVTSDAYVNMGLGAARNVLQVLERAAAPAH
- a CDS encoding Bug family tripartite tricarboxylate transporter substrate binding protein, coding for MHALAKTLIATCALAAATVHAAFPDRPITIVVPYAPGGAADAVARLVATHMGPKLGTSVIVENRAGASGTIGVSSVAKAPADGYTMLYDATPYSINPHLFARMPYAANALQPLSLVLQAPNVLIVPANSPLKNVGDLIAKAKAQPGKLNFASGGSGTVQRLASELFRQQLKLDMVHVPYKSGGPAIADVIGGQVDFMFSTVAASQSLVAGGKLRALAVSSPERSPRLPDVPTVAETVIPGYEVFEWNGMFLPAGTPPAVAGKLQQAVVEVLKEEAVQQRLADIGAKPVGSTAAEFASFLAKEDAKWGEVVRKGGIKLD
- a CDS encoding SMP-30/gluconolactonase/LRE family protein; the protein is MFLLQAPRVRDLELFTTMPESLRRRERSDWSDANRGGAVTDSFLEGPVFDAAGNLYVSDIPWGRIFRIDAQGAWSLVAEYDGEPNGMKFLDAGTLLITDYKNGLMRLDVHSGAVTPYLERRNSERFKGVNDLVFDAGGNLYFTDQGQSGLHDPSGRLYRLRPNGQLDLLLNNVPSPNGVALSPDGRVLYLAVTRGNCVWRVPLLPDGSVAKVSQFFTSYGPSGPDGLAVDAEGRLLVANPGLGYVWVLNHRAEPVEVLRGAAGSSTTNLAFGGVDRRTLYVTDSTHGRILRSTLEVAGLALHAGRAGQGQLSYRSC